The Candidatus Sphingomonas colombiensis genome contains the following window.
GCCCTGCGTTTCCTCATGTGGAACGTCAGAGCGATACCGGGAGCAACGTAGTTCGCAGATTGTAAGGAAAGATCATGTCGAAGCGCAACAGCGCCAAGTACAAACTCGACCGCCGGATGGGCGAAAACATCTGGGGTCGCCCGAAGAGCCCGGTCAACAAGCGTGAATACGGCCCCGGCCAGCACGGTCAGCGCCGCAAGGGCAAGATGTCCGATTACGGCATCCAGCTCCGCGCCAAGCAGAAGCTCAAGGGCTATTATGGCGACGTGACGGAAAAGCAGTTCCGCCATTGCTATGACGAAGCCGCGCGGATGAAGGGCGATACCTCGCAGAACCTGATCGGCCTGCTCGAGCGTCGCCTCGACATGATCGTCTATCGCGCCAAGTTCGCGCCGACGATCTTCGCCGCGCGCCAGCTCGTCAGCCACGGCCACATCTATGTGAACGGCGTGAAGTGCAACATCGCCTCGCGCCGTTGCGCGCTCAACGACGAAATCTCGCTGGGCAAGAAGGCGCAGGAAATGGCGCTGGTGATGGAAGCACAGGGCCTCGCCGAGCGCGAAGTGCCTGATTATGTCGCGCAGGACGGCAACGCGAAGGTGACCTTCATCCGCGTGCCGGCGCTCGACGAAGTGCCCTATCCGGTGAAGATGGAACCGAATCTGGTCGTCGAGTTCTACTCGCGCTGATCTGGCCCATCGGGTAACGAAAGGGCGGCTCCGGCGACGGGGCCGCCCTTTTCGTATCTGCTACATATGAAGCGACGCACGCAGGAACGTGTCGGCCTTGTCCAGCATCTCCGTCCGCGCGGCGGAATCGTCGAGCTGGTGATCCAACCCCTTGAACTCGACCAGTTCGACCGGCTTGCCCGCATCGCGCAGCTTGCCCGCCATCAGCCGCGATTCAGCGATGCGCACGTTCGCATCCTGATCGCCGTGGAACAGCAGCACCGGCGCCTTGATCGCCTCGACGTTGCGCGCCGGCGATCCCTCACGGACATGCGGGCCATTGCCGATGAAACGATCGACCAGCGGGAAGGAAGTATAGTCCCGCGCCTCGCTCCGCAGCGATTCCAGATCGGTGACCGGCGCGATCGCCACGATCGCCTTGAACAGATTGCCATCGAGCACCGCCGATTGCAGCGCCGCATAGCCGCCATAGGACCAGCCGACGATCGCCAGCTTGCCCGGATCGGCGATGCCCTGCTGCACCAGCCAGCGGCCACCGTCGTTCACATCGCCGATCGCCGTACGCCAAGACTGGAAACCGTTCTTCTTAAACCAGGCGTCGCCATAGCCGGATGAACCGCGGAAATTGGGCTGGAGCACTGCAAACCCTCGCGCGGCGAAGAACTGCGCCAACCAGTCGAAACCCCATTCGTCGCGATAGCCGGGGCCGCCATGCGGCATCACGATGGTGGGCAGGTTCTTGCCTGTGCTTCCCACCGGGAGCGTCAGATAACCCGGCACCATCGTGCCGTCCGCCGCGCGATAGCTGACCGGCTTCATCTTCGCGAGCGTCATGTCGGCCAATTGGGGACGCGCGGGCATCACCTCCCCCATCGTCCGCGTCGCCTTGTCGAACAGATAGTAACGGCCCGGATCGTTGTCGCTGCTGGCGTTGAGCAGCAATTGCTTCTCGTCGGCGCTGGAATCGATGAAGCGGATCAGCGGCGCGTTCGGGATCGCCTTGCCCAATGCGGTGCGAAGCTTCGCCAGTTCGGAATCGAAGAATTCGGCGTGGCGTTGATCGGTAGTCCACGACACCCCGACGACGCGCCGCTGCCGCCCGATCCGGATCAGATCGTCGACGTCGACCTCGGGATGCGCGAAAACCAGATCCTTTTTGAAATTGCCGTCGAGCGACATCCGATAGAGCGCCTGCCGCCCATCCGCATCGTCGAAACCATAAACCGCATCGAGCGCAGAATCGACCGCGATCGGGTTAAAGCCCGCTCCGCCGCTCAGGCCGAGCCGGTATTTGCCCAGCGGCTGCCAGTTGCGCTCGCCGCGCTTGCGAAAACTGTATGCGATGCTGTCTTCGCTATATCCGCTCGTTTTCTCGCCTCGCGTACCAAGTATCCGCACATCGCCAAGGCCGTCGCTGATATATTCCACCGCATTGGAGCGCGGCTGTTCCACCGTCTTGCGCCCCAACGATACCGTATCGACCAGATCGACGCCGCGACCGTCCCGTTCGTTCTTGACGTTCGTGCCGATGGTGGTTTCCGGCACGTAATCGCGCATCATCAGGATGGCAGCCCCCTTGCCATCGCCGGTCCAGTCGATCACCGAACCGCCAAATTGCATGATGCGCAGCGCGCGATCGTTGTCCGGGCGCTTAGTAAGTTCCTTCAGGCCGCTCCCATCATCGTTGAGCGCAACCATCCGCGAGAAGCCGATCAGCCTCCCCACGCTTTGGATCTGCAGATCGGCCCGGCAGATCAGCCGGCTCGGCGTGGTCCACCGGCAATATTGCAATTGCTCGGGCATGCCCGACGTTCGCAGGATCGGCTTAGGCGCGGCCGAGCTGAAATCCGCCACGGTCAGCACCGCGCCCCGCGCGCCATCCGCCTGGATCATTGCCACTTTCTTCCCGTCCGGCGACAGGCTGATATCCTGAATATATTCGCGCGCGCCAAACGCCTTCGCCTCGCGCGACGGCTCGGCCTGTGCCGGCGCGGCGATCAGCGCGATACCGGCCAGATATACGGATTTCCTCATGATCCCCCCATTTTCCCCTCCAACATGCTATCGTCGCTTTCGGGCAGTGCAAGCGCGAGCAACGAGACCGGAATGCGAAATGTCGCCAATATCGTGATCCTCACTGGCGCCGGCGTTTCGGCGGAGAGCGGGCTCGCCACCTTCCGCGGGCCGGGGGGCTTATGGGAGGGGCATCGCGTGGAGGATGTCTGCACACCAGAGGCACTGGCGCGCGATGCGGGGCTGGTGCATCGTTTCTATGACGAACGGCGTGCGGCGTTGGGGCGGGTGATGCCCAATCCGGCGCATGACGCCTTAGCGCGGCTCGATCGCGAATGGGCGGGCGAGCTGCTGGTCGTCACGCAGAATGTCGATGATCTGCACGAACGCGCCGGCGCGCGGCGCATGCTCCATATGCACGGAGAGCTGAACTCGGCGTTATGCGCGGCCTGCGATGCACGCGCCGAATGGAGCAACGCCCTCGCCCCCGGCACGCCATGCGCCACATGCGAGACGCCCGCGCTGCGCCCGGACATCGTGTTCTTCGGCGAGATGCCTTATCACATGGACGCGATCGAGCGCGCGCTGGCGGCGTGCGACCTGTTCGTATCGATCGGCACATCGGGTGCGGTCTATCCCGCCGCCGGTTTCGTGCAGACCGCGCGCTATCACGGCGCGACGACGCTGGAACTCAACCTGGAACCGTCGGCCGGGAGCGGGTGGTTCGGCGAAACGCGGCTCGGCCCGGCATCAGAGCTGGTGCCGGCATGGGTGGCCGACACGCTGGCGCTTCAGTCCACCCAGTCCAGCCCGATATCGCGATAGACGCCGCGATCCTCGTCCCAGCCCGGCTTCACCTTGACGTGGAGATAAAGGTGGACGGGGCGATCGAACAACACCGCCAGTTCCGCACGCGCCCGCGCGCCGATCTCGCGGATGCGGGTGCCGCCCTTGCCGAGCACGATCGCGCGCTGGGTGGCGCGTTCGACGAGGATCTGCTGGTGGATCTCCGCCGAGCCATCCTCGCGATCGATGAACTTCTCGGTCTCGATCGTGCTGGCATAAGGCAGTTCGGCGTGGAGCTGGAGATAAAGCTGCTCGCGCGTCACCTCCGCCGCCATCGCGCGCTCGGTCGCGTCCGAAACCTGATCCTCGGGATAATGCCACGGCCCCTCCGGCATCACGCCGGCGAGCGCCCGTTTCAGTTCGGGCACGCCGTCGCCGGTCGATGCGCTGATGAAGAACGTCTCCACGAAGGGCACGAGCGCGTTGAGCTTCTCGGCATGGAGCAGCAGGCGCGGCTTGTCCGCCAGATCGACCTTGTTGAGGATCAGGAAGCGCGGCTCCGGGCGGTCGGCCAGCCGTTCCGCGATCTCGATCACCTTGGGCGCGAGGCCGCCCTTGGCATCGACGACGAAGGCGAGCACGTCCGCCCCCTCCGTGCCGCCCCACGCGGCGGCGACCATCGCGCGATCGAGCCGGCGCTTGGGATCGAAAATGCCGGGGGTGTCGACCAGCAACAGCTGCGTATCGCCCTCGATCGCGACGCCCATCAGGCGGGTGCGCGTGGTCTGCGCCTTGGGGCTGACGATCGCCACCTTCTGCCCGACCAGCGCGTTGACGAGCGTGGACTTGCCGGCATTGGGCGCGCCAACGACGGCGACTAGGCCGCAGGACTGGGTCATATCTGGTATTTCCATATTTGTGTCAGGACGCCCTTCGACAAGCTCGGGGCGAGCGGCGACTGCGTCACCGCGAATTTACCTTGGCCAGCAAAGCGCGCGCCGCGGCGGTTTCCGCTTCCTGCTTGCTGCCCCCCTCGGCCAGCGCGTCGGCGAGCTTGGGGATCATCGCCTTCACCGTGAAGCGCGGCGCGTGGCCGGGGCCGGAGCGATCGACCACCTCATAAACCGGCGGCTTGCGCTGGTGCGCGGCGGCCCATTCCTGAAGCGCGGATTTCGGATGCTGCGGCGCGGCCGCGTCGGCGCTGATGCGCTTCGCCCACAACCGGCGGATCGCCGCACGCGCCACATCGAACCCGGCATCGCGATAGAGCGCGCCGAGCAGCGCCTCCATCACATCGCCCAGCACATTGTCGCTGTCGTGTGCGCCGTCATCGCGCGCCTGCTTGCCGAGCCGCAGCCGCGCCGGCACGCCCAGCCCACGCGCCACATCCGCGCAGACCGCGCCGGTAACCAGCGCGTTATAACGCTTCGACAGCGCGCCTTCCGGCTCGCCCGGAAAGCATTCGTAAAGCCACTCCGCGATCGCGAGGCCGAGCACGCGATCGCCGAGAAACTCCAGCCGCTCGTAATTGGCGTCGGATCGGCTGCCATGGGTCAGCGCGCGTTCGTAGTCAGCCAGATCGGGCGCGCGATGCCCGAGCGCCTCGGCGAGCCAATCGGCCAGATCGTCGCCCGTCGCGGCCCCGCTCAGAACCCGCCTCCGATCCGGTTCCAGCGGGTCGCGGTGATCCACGTCCACGGCAGGAACCAATTGGCCGAGCCATCGGTCGACCAGAAGATCACCACGGCCTTGCCCTCGACATTCGCAAGCGGGACATAGCCGAAGCCGCCCGACGCCTGGCTGAAGCGGCTATCCTTGGAATTGTCGCGATTGTCGCCCATCAGGAAAACGTGGCCGGCGGGCACGGTGAACAGCTCGGTATCGTCGGCGATCGACTGCCCCATATCGAGCACTTCATACGAGCGGCCGCCCGGCAGCGTCTCTCGGAAGCGCGGATAGCGGCAGATCTGCTGGCCGTTCTGCACGTCCTGAAACTGCGGCTGGCACTTGTCCGCGCCGTAATTCGGGGTGAGCGGCACGATGAAATCGGGGAGATGATCCTTGGGCACCGGCTGGCCGTTGAGGATCAGCACGCCCCCGCGCATCTGCACGGTATCGCCAGGAAGGCCGATCACGCGCTTGATCACGTCATGATCATTGGCCGGGGGCCCGCGAAACACCACCGTATCGCCGCGCGTCGGCGTGCCGCCGAGCAGCCGCCCCGGAATCGGCGGGAAGCCGAACGGCAGCGACCAGCGCGAATAACCGTAATTCCATTTCGAGACGAACAGATAGTCGCCGATCAGCAGGCGTGGGAGCATCGATTCGGAGGGAATCGAGAAAGGCGCGAACAGAAAGCTGCGGAACAGCCATACGACGATCGCCAGCTTCACGAGGAAGCGCAAAGTGTCGCCGGTTTCCGATTTCTTCTTCAGCGGCGCGCCTGCCGGCGCCTTGCCGATCGGCTGCGGAATATCGTCGGGCGGGGTATCCTGATCGGCCATAAGGCGCGGCGTCGCTTATGCCCGCGCCTGCGTCAAGCCGCTGGCGCGTGGAACGCTCTGTCGGTAACGGCGGTTCGGCCTTCTACAACGCAAAAAATCAGGATGACGAAGATGGCGGACTGGTCGACGATCGAGGCATTGCCGCAGGCAAGGCTCACCCAATTGTTCGCCGACGACGCGGATCGGCTGAAGCGATTCTCGCTCGACGTGGCGGGAATCCACTTCGATCTGTCCAAGACCCATCTGACCGCAGACATGGTGACGGCGTTCGAGGCGCTGGCCAAATCGAGCGACCTTGCCGGCAAGCGCGAGGCGATGTTCGGCGGCGCGCATGTCAACGTTACCGAGGATCGCCCGGTCGAACACACCGCCGAACGCGGCGAGGGCAATCCTGAAAGCGTGAGCCGCGCGCGGAGCTATCACGCGCGGATGCGGGCGCTGATCGACGCGATCGAGGCCGAGGCATTCGGGCCGGTACGCTATATCCTCCATGTCGGGATCGGCGGCTCCGCGCTCGGGCCGCATCTGCTGGTCGATTCGCTCGGGCGCGATTCGGATCGTTACGATGTCGCGATCGTCTCGAACATCGACGGCATGGCGCTGGAAGACGTATTCGAACGCTTCGATCCGGCGACGACCTTGCTGGTGGTCGCGTCCAAGACGTTCACCACCACCGAAACCATGATGAACGCCGAAAGCGTGATCGCCTGGATGACCGAGCACGGCGTCGAAGATCCTTACGGCCGGGTCATCGCGCTGACCGCCAGCCCGGACAAGGCGATCGAATGGGGGGTGGACGAAACCCGCATCCTGCCGTTCAGCGAAGGCGTCGGCGGGCGTTATTCATTGTGGTCCTCGATCGGTTTCCCGGCCGCGATCAAGCTCGGCTGGGACCAGTTCGAGGAATTGCTGGAAGGTGCGGCGGAGATGGATCGCCACTTCCGCCTGTCCGCCTTGCACGAAAATGCCCCCGCCCTCGCCGCCTTCGCCGACCTTTATTACACGCAGGTTCGCCGCGCCGAGACGCGCGCGCCCTTCGCCTATGACGAGCGGCTGCGGCTGTTGCCGAGCTACCTCCAGCAGCTTGAGATGGAATCGAACGGCAAGGGCGTGACGGTGGATGGCAAGCCGGTCACCTATCCCACCGCCGCGATTACCTGGGGCGGCGTGGGCACCGATGCGCAGCACGCGGTGTTCCAGCTTCTGCATCAGGGCACGCATCTCGTGCCGGTTGAGTTTCTGTGCGTGATCGAACAGGCCGACACGCTGCCGGAGGAGCATCACCGCCAGCTCTTGCTCAACGCCTTCGCGCAGGGTGCGGCGCTGATGCAGGGCAAGGCCAACCCGGATGATCCGGCGCGCGCCTATCCCGGCGACCGGCCGTCATCGACATTGCTGCTCGATCAGCTCGACGCGCGCACGATGGGCGCGCTGATCGCCTTCTACGAACATCGCGTGTTCGTGAACGGCGTGCTGCTCGGCATCAATTCGTTCGATCAGTTCGGCGTCGAGCTGGGCAAGGAAATGGCCAAGGCGGCGGCCAAGGGCGGCGGCACGTTCGACCCCTCCACCGACGATCTGATCCGCCGCGCCGGGCTGGGCTGAGCCGTATCGCTTAGGGCCGCACCAGCCCGCTCCCCCACCCGACCTCCCACAGAATATCCTTGATGAGAGGCCGGGTGGGGGAGCGGGCTGGTGCCGGGTCACCAAGCAGACTCTCACAGTGATCGACATTTCCGCCCTTCCGCCTAGGGCTCCGGCCCCATATCTGCGGGCGGAACCCGCGCGGAGTGAAACGAATGGCCGATTACGATTATGACCTTTTCACCATCGGCGCCGGTTCCGGCGGCACGCGCGCCAGCCGGGTCGCGGCGGCGCATGGCGCGCGCGTGGCGGTGGCGGAGGAATATCGCGTCGGCGGCACCTGTGTCATCCGGGGCTGCGTGCCCAAGAAGCTGCTCGTCTATGGCGCGCATTTCGCGGAGGATTTGAAGGACGCGCGCCGCTTCGGCTGGGAAGTGCCGAAGGATTGCGCGTTCGACTGGAAGACGCTGCAGGCGAACATGTTCGCCGAGGTCGATCGGATCAATCGCGCCTATACGACGACGCTCGAATCGAACGCGGTGGAAATCATCCACCAACGCGCCGTCATCACCGGCCCCAATGAGATCACGCTGGCCGATGGGACCGTCAAAACCGCCGGGAAAATCCTGATCGCCAGCGGCGCGCGGCCGCACGTCCCCGATTTTCCGGGGAGCGAGCATGGCATCACCTCGAACGAGGCCTTCCATCTGGAGGCCATCCCGAAGCGCGTGCTGATCGCCGGCGCGGGCTATATCGCCAATGAATTCGCCGGGATCTTCCACCAGTTCGGCGCGCATGTGATCGTGATGAACCGATCGAAGGAAATCCTGCGCGGCTACGACCAGCAAATCCGCGACCGGCTGCTCCAGATCAGCATCACCAAGGGGCTGGAATTCCGCTTCGATGCAACGTTCGAGAAGATCGTGAAGGGCGATGACGGCTGCCTGACGGTCCATATGTCCGGCCATGAGCCGGTGACGGTGGATTGCGTGATGTATGCCACCGGCCGCCTGCCCAATACCGAAGGACTGGGGCTGGAGAGCGCTGGCGTCGAGGTCGATGCGCAGGGCGCGGTGAAGGTCGATGTGAACAACCGCACCGCCTGCCCGTCGATCTACGCGATCGGCGATGTCATCAACCGCATCCAGCTCACCCCCGTCGCGATCCGCGAGGGGCAGGCGCTGGCCGAGAATCTGTTCGGCAAGGGTAGCCCGCCGGTCGATTACGATTGCGTGCCCAACGCCTGTTTCAGTCACCCGCCGATCGCCGGGGTCGGCCTGACCGAGGCGGAGGCACGGCACAAGCTTGGCGCGGTGAAGGTCTATTCTTCCGATTTCCGGCCGATGAAGAACGTGCTCGCAGGGCGCGAGGAGCGCGCGCTCTACAAGATGGTGTGCGATGGCGAGACGGATCGGGTCGTCGGCATCCATATGATCGGGCCTGATGTCGCGGAGATCATCCAGTCCGCCGCGATCGCGGTGAAGGCGGGGCTGACCAAGGCGCAGTTCGACGCAACCGTCGCGCTCCACCCGACGATGGCGGAGGAATTGGTGCTGCTTAAATAGGCGCCGCCCTCCCCCGTTTCGCCGCCGGGTCGCGGTGACGGACACGCCGGGGGTTGCCTCACCGTGGGCAAGGTCTATGTCGCGCAGCACCCCCGATATCGAAGAGCAAACGACCATGGCTGACGAATTCGACTTTGACGTGCTGGTAATCGGCGCAGGTCCGGGTGGCTATGTCGCGGCGATCCGCGCGGCGCAGCTCGGCCTGAAGACGGCATGCGCCGAGTCGCGCGAGACGCTGGGCGGCACCTGCCTCAATGTCGGCTGCATTCCATCCAAGGCGATGCTCCATGCGTCCGAATATTATGATGCGGCGGCCAATGGCGCGTTCGCCAAGCTGGGCATCAAGGTAACGCCCGAGCTGGATCTCGATACGATGCACGGCCAGCGCACCGATGCGGTGAAGCAGCTCACCGGCGGCATCGAATTCCTGTTCAAGAAGAACAAGGTGACCTGGCTCAAGGGCCGCGCCGCGTTCGAGGATGCCCATACCGTCTCCGTCGGCGGCGCGAAGGTCACCGCGAAGAACATCGTCATCGCCACCGGCTCCTCGGTCACCCCGCTGCCCGGCGTGGAGATCGACCAAAAGGTCGTGGTCGATTCGACCGGCGCGCTGGAACTGCCCAAGGTGCCCGAGCATATGGTCGTGATCGGCGGCGGCGTGATCGGGCTGGAGCTTGGCTCGGTGTGGCGGCGGCTCGGCGCGAAGGTGACCTGCGTCGAGTTCCTCGATCAGATCCTGCCCGGCTTCGACGGCGAGGTCCGCAAGGAAGCGAACAAGATTTTCCGCAAGCAGGGCATCGAATTCAAGCTCGGCACCAAAGTGACCGGCGTGAAGGTCGATGGCGGCACGGCCACGCTGACGGTGGAGCCGGCTGCTGGCGGCGAAGCGACGGCGATCGAGGCGGATAGCGTGCTGGTGTCGATCGGCCGCAGGCCGAATACCGACGGCCTCGCGCTCGACAAGATCGGCCTTGCCACCAACCAGCGCGGCCAGATCGAGACCGATCATGATTTCCGCACCGCCGTTTCGGGCGTGTGGGCGATCGGCGATGTCATTCCCGGCCCGATGCTCGCGCACAAGGCGGAGGACGAGGGCATTGCCGTAGCGGAGAATATCGCCGGCCAGCACGGCATCGTGAACCACGATGTGATCCCGAGCGTCGTCTATACCTGGCCCGAAATCGCCGGTGTCGGCTTGACCGAGGAAGCCGCCAAGGAACGCGGCGAGGTGAAGGTCGGCAAATTCCCGATGATGGCCAACAGCCGCGCCAAGACCAACCATGAGCCGGACGGCTTCGTGAAGGTGATCGCCGACGCGAAGACCGATCGCGTGCTCGGCGTGTGGTGCATCGCCAGCGTCGCGGGCACGATGATCGCTCAGGCCGCGCAGGCGATGGAATTCGGCGCGACCAGCGAGGATATCGCCTACACCTGCCACGCCCATCCGACGCATTCGGAAGCGATCAAGGAAGCCGCGATGGCCGTGCGCGGAAAAGCCATTCACATCTGATCGCGCAGCGCCGCGCCATCGCCGGAAGGCTGTGGCGCGGTGCCGTCGCGGCGGGACCGGCCGCCAGCGCGTTTATCGCGCCTGCTTCGCCGAATCCTGTCGACCGCCTATCTCGGCGGTGCCTCCGCGTAGCCGCCCTGCGCGCATTCCTCGCGGTCAGGATGTTTGCGGCAACGTTCCTCGCGCTTGCGCATTTCGCGGGTGTATTTCCGGTCCCGTTCGGATGGGCTGGTCGTGCTCCAGTCGATCACCTTGCCAGTCACGCGCACCGGCGCCGTGACCACGGTGGCAACGGTCCGCACGCAACCCGCCGTGCCGATAAGCACGCCAAGCGCGAGCAACGCCGTGACCCCGCGCCTCATTTCGCGTGCCGCGCTTCACGCGCGCGATTGCGCGCCGCGACGCCGATCGCGGGAAAATCGGTGAAGAACCCGTCGAGCCCCCGCGACAGCGCCCCCGAAATTTCGCCATCGAGATCGCCGTGGCCGCGCGGGTCGAGCCCGTCGCGATAGCCGGAAGGCAGGAAGTAATTCTCCGCGCGGTAAGTCCATGGATGGACGCGCAGGCCTGCGGCATGGGCAGCGCGGACCAGCCCGGTCGGCACTTTTCCATCCCACAGCATCGCCTTGTTCGGGCCGATACCAAAAGCGTAGGTCGCGATATCGCGCATCCCGTCGCGCGTCAGCATCTCGTCATAGCTCGGCGCGGCGCCATCCGCCGGGCCGCCCTCCTTGTCGACAAGCTGGATGAGGCGGATGCCGGTCAGCTTGTGGATACGCTTCAGGTTGTTCACCTCGAAAGACTGGATGAACACCGGCGCCTCGGGCGTATTCCATCCCGCCGCCTGCAACTGCCGCACCAGCAATTCATCGGTCGGGTGGCCGATCGACGCGAAATAGGTCGGGTGCTTGGTTTCGGGATAGATCCCGACATTGTGCTGCTTCGCCAGCGCGATGATCTCTGCCAGCGTCGGGATCGCGAATTTGCCGTCATATTGGCGGTTATCGGGGCGCAGCAGCGGCAGGCGCTCCTTCGCGCGCAGCGTCTTCAACTCGGCGAGCGTAAAATCCTCGACGAACCAGCCGCTCTGGTTCCGCCCGTCGATCGTCTTGGTCGTCTTGCGCGATGCGAACTCGGGATGATCGGCAACGTCGGTCGTCTCCGATATCTCGTTCTCATGCCGC
Protein-coding sequences here:
- a CDS encoding NAD-dependent deacylase, translating into MRNVANIVILTGAGVSAESGLATFRGPGGLWEGHRVEDVCTPEALARDAGLVHRFYDERRAALGRVMPNPAHDALARLDREWAGELLVVTQNVDDLHERAGARRMLHMHGELNSALCAACDARAEWSNALAPGTPCATCETPALRPDIVFFGEMPYHMDAIERALAACDLFVSIGTSGAVYPAAGFVQTARYHGATTLELNLEPSAGSGWFGETRLGPASELVPAWVADTLALQSTQSSPISR
- the era gene encoding GTPase Era; translated protein: MTQSCGLVAVVGAPNAGKSTLVNALVGQKVAIVSPKAQTTRTRLMGVAIEGDTQLLLVDTPGIFDPKRRLDRAMVAAAWGGTEGADVLAFVVDAKGGLAPKVIEIAERLADRPEPRFLILNKVDLADKPRLLLHAEKLNALVPFVETFFISASTGDGVPELKRALAGVMPEGPWHYPEDQVSDATERAMAAEVTREQLYLQLHAELPYASTIETEKFIDREDGSAEIHQQILVERATQRAIVLGKGGTRIREIGARARAELAVLFDRPVHLYLHVKVKPGWDEDRGVYRDIGLDWVD
- the rnc gene encoding ribonuclease III; this encodes MADWLAEALGHRAPDLADYERALTHGSRSDANYERLEFLGDRVLGLAIAEWLYECFPGEPEGALSKRYNALVTGAVCADVARGLGVPARLRLGKQARDDGAHDSDNVLGDVMEALLGALYRDAGFDVARAAIRRLWAKRISADAAAPQHPKSALQEWAAAHQRKPPVYEVVDRSGPGHAPRFTVKAMIPKLADALAEGGSKQEAETAAARALLAKVNSR
- the lepB gene encoding signal peptidase I, producing MADQDTPPDDIPQPIGKAPAGAPLKKKSETGDTLRFLVKLAIVVWLFRSFLFAPFSIPSESMLPRLLIGDYLFVSKWNYGYSRWSLPFGFPPIPGRLLGGTPTRGDTVVFRGPPANDHDVIKRVIGLPGDTVQMRGGVLILNGQPVPKDHLPDFIVPLTPNYGADKCQPQFQDVQNGQQICRYPRFRETLPGGRSYEVLDMGQSIADDTELFTVPAGHVFLMGDNRDNSKDSRFSQASGGFGYVPLANVEGKAVVIFWSTDGSANWFLPWTWITATRWNRIGGGF
- the lpdA gene encoding dihydrolipoyl dehydrogenase, with amino-acid sequence MADEFDFDVLVIGAGPGGYVAAIRAAQLGLKTACAESRETLGGTCLNVGCIPSKAMLHASEYYDAAANGAFAKLGIKVTPELDLDTMHGQRTDAVKQLTGGIEFLFKKNKVTWLKGRAAFEDAHTVSVGGAKVTAKNIVIATGSSVTPLPGVEIDQKVVVDSTGALELPKVPEHMVVIGGGVIGLELGSVWRRLGAKVTCVEFLDQILPGFDGEVRKEANKIFRKQGIEFKLGTKVTGVKVDGGTATLTVEPAAGGEATAIEADSVLVSIGRRPNTDGLALDKIGLATNQRGQIETDHDFRTAVSGVWAIGDVIPGPMLAHKAEDEGIAVAENIAGQHGIVNHDVIPSVVYTWPEIAGVGLTEEAAKERGEVKVGKFPMMANSRAKTNHEPDGFVKVIADAKTDRVLGVWCIASVAGTMIAQAAQAMEFGATSEDIAYTCHAHPTHSEAIKEAAMAVRGKAIHI
- the pgi gene encoding glucose-6-phosphate isomerase, with product MADWSTIEALPQARLTQLFADDADRLKRFSLDVAGIHFDLSKTHLTADMVTAFEALAKSSDLAGKREAMFGGAHVNVTEDRPVEHTAERGEGNPESVSRARSYHARMRALIDAIEAEAFGPVRYILHVGIGGSALGPHLLVDSLGRDSDRYDVAIVSNIDGMALEDVFERFDPATTLLVVASKTFTTTETMMNAESVIAWMTEHGVEDPYGRVIALTASPDKAIEWGVDETRILPFSEGVGGRYSLWSSIGFPAAIKLGWDQFEELLEGAAEMDRHFRLSALHENAPALAAFADLYYTQVRRAETRAPFAYDERLRLLPSYLQQLEMESNGKGVTVDGKPVTYPTAAITWGGVGTDAQHAVFQLLHQGTHLVPVEFLCVIEQADTLPEEHHRQLLLNAFAQGAALMQGKANPDDPARAYPGDRPSSTLLLDQLDARTMGALIAFYEHRVFVNGVLLGINSFDQFGVELGKEMAKAAAKGGGTFDPSTDDLIRRAGLG
- a CDS encoding S9 family peptidase, which translates into the protein MRKSVYLAGIALIAAPAQAEPSREAKAFGAREYIQDISLSPDGKKVAMIQADGARGAVLTVADFSSAAPKPILRTSGMPEQLQYCRWTTPSRLICRADLQIQSVGRLIGFSRMVALNDDGSGLKELTKRPDNDRALRIMQFGGSVIDWTGDGKGAAILMMRDYVPETTIGTNVKNERDGRGVDLVDTVSLGRKTVEQPRSNAVEYISDGLGDVRILGTRGEKTSGYSEDSIAYSFRKRGERNWQPLGKYRLGLSGGAGFNPIAVDSALDAVYGFDDADGRQALYRMSLDGNFKKDLVFAHPEVDVDDLIRIGRQRRVVGVSWTTDQRHAEFFDSELAKLRTALGKAIPNAPLIRFIDSSADEKQLLLNASSDNDPGRYYLFDKATRTMGEVMPARPQLADMTLAKMKPVSYRAADGTMVPGYLTLPVGSTGKNLPTIVMPHGGPGYRDEWGFDWLAQFFAARGFAVLQPNFRGSSGYGDAWFKKNGFQSWRTAIGDVNDGGRWLVQQGIADPGKLAIVGWSYGGYAALQSAVLDGNLFKAIVAIAPVTDLESLRSEARDYTSFPLVDRFIGNGPHVREGSPARNVEAIKAPVLLFHGDQDANVRIAESRLMAGKLRDAGKPVELVEFKGLDHQLDDSAARTEMLDKADTFLRASLHM
- the rpsD gene encoding 30S ribosomal protein S4, which codes for MSKRNSAKYKLDRRMGENIWGRPKSPVNKREYGPGQHGQRRKGKMSDYGIQLRAKQKLKGYYGDVTEKQFRHCYDEAARMKGDTSQNLIGLLERRLDMIVYRAKFAPTIFAARQLVSHGHIYVNGVKCNIASRRCALNDEISLGKKAQEMALVMEAQGLAEREVPDYVAQDGNAKVTFIRVPALDEVPYPVKMEPNLVVEFYSR
- the gorA gene encoding glutathione-disulfide reductase, which produces MADYDYDLFTIGAGSGGTRASRVAAAHGARVAVAEEYRVGGTCVIRGCVPKKLLVYGAHFAEDLKDARRFGWEVPKDCAFDWKTLQANMFAEVDRINRAYTTTLESNAVEIIHQRAVITGPNEITLADGTVKTAGKILIASGARPHVPDFPGSEHGITSNEAFHLEAIPKRVLIAGAGYIANEFAGIFHQFGAHVIVMNRSKEILRGYDQQIRDRLLQISITKGLEFRFDATFEKIVKGDDGCLTVHMSGHEPVTVDCVMYATGRLPNTEGLGLESAGVEVDAQGAVKVDVNNRTACPSIYAIGDVINRIQLTPVAIREGQALAENLFGKGSPPVDYDCVPNACFSHPPIAGVGLTEAEARHKLGAVKVYSSDFRPMKNVLAGREERALYKMVCDGETDRVVGIHMIGPDVAEIIQSAAIAVKAGLTKAQFDATVALHPTMAEELVLLK